The DNA region GTGGGTTTATAAGCTGCACGGAAGATCTTTGCAAATTTTAGAAAAAGAGTTCACTAAAATTCATTATAATTCACTATAAGACGTGTTATTATGGTAAAGGGAAATTTAAGGATGAACCTCCTTTCCGCAAAAAGCACACGTCAGGGATTGGCGCGTGCTTTTTGTTTGTAAAAAAAATATAAAAACGCTTGACAATACATAAGAAAAGATGCATAATAAATACAGAAAGGAGGTGAGAATGCGGATATGAATAATAAAATAAGCCTTGTAACAGCAATAATCAATTTGATAACAGCGATTATATTACTTTACAAGGCTCAATGACCGAAGAGGGTGGAACACCCACCCTCCACCCTCTGGGTGGTTCATTTATAATATATCATATTCGCAAAAGCTATGCAAAAATTAACATTATGGATTTCTGTTATAGCATTGCTTGTTTCGTTGATGGCATTAGTGAAGGCGGCTGGGATGTAATGAAATTAATTGAAAAGGTTATGACAACAGCAGAAGCGGCAGAATTGTGGAACATACCTGTTGTAACAATAAAACAGGCGTGTTCCGGTCAAAGAGGGTATCCACCGCGGTTTACGAGCGAAGAGTGCCGCAAGTCGGGGCACATCTGGCTTGTAACCCGTGCGGGGATGGAACGGGTTTATGGAAAGATTTAATCAAAGCACAATAAAAAATGCCTTGCAGCCGTTCAGAAATGGGCGGCTTTTGTATTTCCGGCGGTGTACAACTGCCTGATGGGGGCAATATGAGAAGAGCATTGCGAGAATGCGGACATCCCGGATGCCGCGCATTAACGAGAGAAAACTATTGCGATAAACATAAACAATTGCACATAAGAAATCCGAAAGAGTTTGAGCGGGAGTCACCGACTAAACGGGGATACAATTACAAGTGGACGAAAGCGCGCAAGGCTTTTTTGGCACAGCATTCGTTCTGCGAATGTCCAGCTTGTAAAGAATCAGGACATCCGCTGCCGGCTAATGTGGTTGACCACATCGTTCCGCACAGAGGCAATCAAGATTTGTTTTGGGATGAAAGCAATTGGCAGGCGATGAACAAGAGATGTCATGACAAGAAAACAGCGAAAGAAAACGGCGGATTCGGAAATAAAATTAAAGCTTGATAGACTACCCCCGGGTCAAAAATGTTTTGACCGGATGCGACAGTACCGTGCGCCTCCTCTTTTGTGAAAAAAGTTCGGGAAATGGACCTTACATTAAACTCATGCGATGAAATGTCAATTATGCGCAAATAGCAACGCTAAAAAGAAAGGAGGAATAGCATGGCTGGGCGTCCGGCAAAACCTATCGATTTGCATATAGTTTCAGGCAATCCGAGTCACTTGACGAAGGCGGAAATCGAACACAGAAAAAAATCAGAAATACACTTGGGCGAACAGAAATTAGTATGCCCAGCTTATGTAAAATCTAACAAAGAAGCGTACAAAAAATGGAAAGAAATCAAGAAACTTTACACCGGTTTCAAGTTCGTTTCTTCGGCAGACATCGGAATGATTTCAAGATACTGTATGGCGTTTGCGCAGTACATAGATTTGATAGAACGCCGAGACATGATCGCCCGAATAGAATTAACCGGTGAAGAAACGACGGCAACGCAGGAAACTCTTGAAGTAGAGTACAGTCAACGCAAGGCCGCCAAACTCTATGAAAAAATAGAGTATATCTTATCTACCGGCGGCATAATGGCGATGGATAAAGCAATTAACGCGAAA from Dialister invisus DSM 15470 includes:
- a CDS encoding helix-turn-helix domain-containing protein, giving the protein MKLIEKVMTTAEAAELWNIPVVTIKQACSGQRGYPPRFTSEECRKSGHIWLVTRAGMERVYGKI
- a CDS encoding HNH endonuclease signature motif containing protein, with product MRRALRECGHPGCRALTRENYCDKHKQLHIRNPKEFERESPTKRGYNYKWTKARKAFLAQHSFCECPACKESGHPLPANVVDHIVPHRGNQDLFWDESNWQAMNKRCHDKKTAKENGGFGNKIKA
- a CDS encoding P27 family phage terminase small subunit, producing the protein MAGRPAKPIDLHIVSGNPSHLTKAEIEHRKKSEIHLGEQKLVCPAYVKSNKEAYKKWKEIKKLYTGFKFVSSADIGMISRYCMAFAQYIDLIERRDMIARIELTGEETTATQETLEVEYSQRKAAKLYEKIEYILSTGGIMAMDKAINAKMAALVQMEDRLFLSPLAKVKNVPKEPEKKDEDPLSKRGFDV